The proteins below come from a single Nostoc sp. KVJ3 genomic window:
- a CDS encoding DUF928 domain-containing protein, producing MKRRYLAALSVIALLASSTWNSAYAVTFTPPINNGAPSQATGGASRGNFFIPASSKGAPSQATGGASRGNLFTPSAGQGAPRQATGGASRGNLFTPSAGKGTPQQATGGASRGNLFTPSADKGTPQQASGGASRVGNYYLNPSSIGSTGPAALIALLPQSFYGTTVSERPTILVYLPVSNAEEVVFSLKDETGNTQHQMTIPIALKAGVIAIKLPSDAPALVIGKNYHWFLAVKVDGQLSPSTPYVDGWIQRIQPSAELVTAMQERDALKRAAAFGKNGIWYDCVETLAALHGAQPSNVTLTKQWEELLSSVSLKEIVTVPLLASTN from the coding sequence ATGAAACGTCGATATTTAGCTGCATTAAGCGTCATCGCTTTGCTTGCTAGTAGTACATGGAACAGTGCCTATGCTGTTACATTTACCCCACCAATCAACAATGGCGCTCCCAGCCAAGCAACCGGGGGAGCTTCTCGTGGTAATTTCTTTATCCCTGCTTCTAGTAAAGGCGCTCCTAGTCAAGCAACGGGAGGAGCTTCCAGAGGCAACCTCTTCACACCTAGCGCTGGTCAAGGCGCTCCCAGACAAGCAACGGGAGGAGCTTCCAGAGGCAATCTGTTTACACCTAGCGCTGGTAAGGGTACGCCCCAACAGGCAACAGGAGGAGCTTCCCGTGGTAATCTTTTTACACCTAGTGCTGATAAGGGCACTCCTCAACAGGCAAGTGGGGGAGCCTCACGCGTTGGTAATTACTACTTAAATCCTTCAAGTATCGGATCGACAGGCCCAGCAGCCCTAATCGCACTCCTACCTCAAAGCTTCTATGGCACAACAGTGTCTGAACGTCCGACAATTCTGGTATATCTTCCAGTTTCTAATGCAGAAGAAGTTGTCTTTAGCCTCAAGGATGAAACTGGTAATACACAGCATCAAATGACTATTCCTATTGCTCTTAAAGCTGGGGTGATCGCTATCAAATTACCATCTGATGCACCCGCTTTAGTAATAGGGAAAAACTACCATTGGTTCCTAGCTGTGAAAGTTGATGGACAACTCAGCCCAAGTACGCCTTATGTCGATGGTTGGATTCAACGCATCCAGCCAAGCGCTGAACTGGTAACAGCGATGCAAGAGCGAGATGCTTTGAAGCGGGCGGCGGCTTTTGGTAAAAATGGCATTTGGTATGACTGCGTGGAAACACTTGCAGCCCTACATGGTGCCCAACCTAGCAATGTAACTCTTACCAAGCAATGGGAAGAACTCCTTTCCTCGGTTAGCTTGAAGGAAATTGTTACAGTTCCGTTATTGGCATCTACGAACTAA